Genomic segment of Cervus elaphus chromosome 15, mCerEla1.1, whole genome shotgun sequence:
GCTGTCTCATTGACATGGTAGTTCAGGGAATCTGTCTGGCCCTTTCTGCAGGCCAGAAATGTCTCAGATGCCAGTGAATAGAGATCCTAGAGGTCACCTGCTCTGATGTCATCTGTCATGGCTGTGTGCCCTTGTGTGTTTCAGttaaatgttttagaaaatcCAGATTCTTAGGTATTTTTAACAGCAGTGATGTTGTGTGAACTTGAGACTTATCTGTTAAGTTGCTGTGTATCTACAACTCAGAGCGTTAACCTGTGGGTCACCATACCATCATCATAAAAGGCGCTGCCAGTCGCCTGAACACGCACCTGGCTGCTCTAGAAGCATGCAGGTCTGACGTCGGCGCCTTAAGCCTGTGTCACCGCAGCGCTCCGTGGAGGTCTCGGTGGCCTTCTCTGTGCGCTGGTTCGTCCGTGGACCTTGTCTGACCCAGGCCAAccttgtgtctgtgtgtttgtacCTTGAAGGAAAGAACTAGCAGAGGCACACAAAACTAACAAGCCATGTGGGAAGTGTCACTTCTACCTTCTGATTAGCAAGACGTTTGTGGAAGCAGGAAAAAGCGGTTCCAAAAAGAGACGGAGCAGCCAAAACAAAGAGGAGTTAATGTTTGCAAATGCGGAAGAAGAATTCTTCTACGAGGTAAGACTGTCCTGTTCCAGCTCTTTGTTTACATGTAAATAAGGACTGCTCTCACTTTATGCTAAAGTTTAAGTGTGGCCATTCTGTGTTTAAACCTCCCTATCTACAGCACCTTGGAGCTAATAACAGTGGGGAGGAGGTGATTATCAAGCCGATCACGCTGACAGTTGGCTGGGCATTTACAGTGTGCTTATTACTATGAGGTCTTTGTTCTCTCACTGCTCTGGGAGGTGGGCGTTAGCCTGGGTGCACAGGTGGGGCTGTTGAGTCTGAGGGGACGTGGAGCCACTGTCTGCTGGGTCTGGAAGGTGGGATGGGCCCCGCGCCCTTGCTGCTGGCTTGCATGCCGCCCCATGCCCTAGGACCTAGAGGCCATCCCCCTGGAGGGACTCTCCCTGTAAGCTTGTGCCCGTGATGGACAGCCAGATGCCAGAGTGTATACTTCGTCATGCTGCCTGCCTCTCAAAAATGTTCAGTCTCTGAGGAGGACACATTTTCCTGGATTGGATGATAAGCACTTATTTTAAAAGGCGCCCACTGAAGATAAAAGCACTATAGATTCAGCTCTGTCCTTGTTTTTCAGGAAGTAAATAAgtgaaaattgtttaaaatgtgaGCCTCAGCACTTGAGGTAAACCGTGTCAGGGACGAATGTGCAGGTGTTTTACGATGGGTTGGTCACGCAGACTTACTGTCCTCACACAAAGCTTTATGCCAGAGAAGCAACTGGGACAGTGCTAAGACTAGCCTCACGGTTCTTCTCGCTAACTGTCAGATGTTATGAGTCTTAATTTCACTTGTGTATCCCAAGATTATTTTGAGAATCAAATGGGCTTGTCAGTATGAGTGACTTCAGAATTACAAAGGTGAAAGAAGGTCAAAGTGtgagtcgctgagttgtgtccgactctatgtgaccccatggtgtagccctccaggcccctctgtccatggggtttcccaggcaagaatactggagtgggttgccattcccttctccagagggtcttcccagcccagggctcgaacctgagtctcctacattgcaggcagattctttaccttctgagccaccggggaagccaggGTATTAATATAACTCAGCTGTTTGTTCACCTCTTAGAAGTAGGACGCTTCCACCCACAGTCTTCATGCAGGTTAGAAATCTCCTTGGGGAGTGCTTTGTAATGTCTGCCTGACTGTCCCCTGTGAGCTTCCTTTAGCTGTCAGCCTTATTATATTTGCCAAACACACTATTGTATTTCTTGTTATTGAATACATGAGTGTTGCCTTCAGCTtgtgtgaattttaaatttatggtTCTTTGGTTTAGAAGGCAATCCTGAAGTTCAGCTACTCGGTGCAGGAGGAGAGCGACACGTGTCTGGGAGGCCGATGGTCCTTTGATGATGTGCCAATGAAGCCCCTGCGAACTGTGATGTTAATTCCAGGCGACAAGATGAATGAAATcatggaaaaactgaaagaacaTCTGTCTGTCTAACCCATCTCCCACGGACCGTGGTGGGCTTGCTTCTGCAGAATTACCAGAAGACTTGGTGGAGGCTTACTGAAAAACTCATGACTTTATTCAGATGAAGGTCCTCTACAAATGTAGGGTTCTGTCACCCGTGTCTGCGACACATTTAcaaaatatctttgcttttttaaaatattggtcaAATTAAGAACGGTTGATTAAAAACTTTTCCAGTAAGAAGAAAAACATGGGGTAGTAATTTAAAGAACTCAATAAAaacttctgtttttagtttctaaCTGTCATACAGCGTGCTCTTCCCCTCAGGACTCCTTGGGCTGCGGCACCGCGTCCGTGCTGCCCGGGGGCCGGCCGCCGCACCGCCCTGGGGACAGTTATTGCACATCAGGCTTTGGGTGGACGCTCTGCAGCGTCACTGCACAGTGCATCTCTGTTCAGTGGCTTCAGGGCACTTGTCACACATTTTCTGCTCCTTTTTCGTTGCTGAAATAGGGGATAGGTGATCCATGACTTGCTGTAGAATATCCTTGCTTTCACTAGGAGGCAGATTACTGAAATAGTATTGTGGTGCCAGTTGCATAaatctgtttaaaacaaaaaattattagtGGTGAGAGATCAGCAAACATGCCTGGGCCCTTCCCAGGCCTGGAGAATCTGCCTCCAGAATTTTGATTAGCCTGAActtctcagtggctcagtctgCCTCTGTAGAATGAGTACTCTGTGGTTCTCATAGGACCAGTCCAGCTGCACTTCTAAAAGAAGCTGGGCTCTGTCACTGTAACCACCGGGGAGACTGGTATTTCCCCCAAGGCCTTCACAGTTCTACAACAGGTCAGATCAGGTGCTTGGGAGAACTCGGTGTGTGAGAGAGGGAGTGTTTTTGCTTCTCTTACTAACACCACACTGTATCCAGCTGCTGAAGCTGGACACACCTGTAGTTGCTCCTGGCTCCTGCCTGGAAAGACCAGCTGCCCGAGCAGGAGTGGCGTCTTCCCAGTGGGTCTGCACCTGCAGCGGCTGAGACAGTCCATCCTCACCGCTCTCCCTATGGCCCGTTCACTTCGCAGCCAGCGACCTTCCCGACGGAAGACGTTCCTCTGGCTTAAAACCCTCCGACTGCTTTGTACTGCACTTAGGGTCAACTCCCAACTCTCTGGTCCGTAAGCCCTCCACCGCTCCTGCCTGCCTGCTTTCAGCCTCGCCTCCGTCCTCCCCTTCCCCGCTTGCTGCAGTCTCAGCGGCTCACCTGTCCTGAGAGGCGGCCAGGTCACTGCTCCGCACGGTCCGCGCCTGCGGCTCTGCCTCTCCACCGTGCCACACTCTGCCCTGTTTCTAGGCTGTGTTCTCTGCTGTCACCCGAGGCACGGACCTTTCTCAGTCATCTACAGAGACCTGCCTTTAGGAGCTCTGCCCCACACAAACTTAGATTAGCAGTGGTATGAGCTGCTTATACTGAAAACTAAGGAAACCCAAGTCTGTCACGTGTTCTTCAGGTAGGAATTTAAAAGAAAGCCCTTCTGCTCCACCACACTCACAGTTGAGGAGCGATCTCGGAGGCGATCCTGATGTAGTTGCTGTGAGCGATGCTGAATTTGTGGAAGAGGACCCACTCGGGCATCTTCCTGGAGACAGAGTAACAGGACAGCGGGTGCAGCTGCGCGACTTGCTTGTGCGTCAGCATCAGGTAGTTGCCCGACCCGTCCACGTCCCGAGCGATCTGAGCGGCGGTGTTGCAGAGGAAGAAAGGTGTGTGATGTGGAGATGGAGGCGCAAAAGCACgctgttttaaaaattccaaactaCTTGACAGAGAATAGTTTAAACTACAGATTCACTACATGTTTTCCATTTTCAGATACAGAAAGATGTATACATGTTTTGCCCAAAACTTAAGAGCCAGCGATAAGATGTTGTTGACTAATCTCATCAGTTTCAGGGCAGCACGCCAAAACAGCATGGCTACAAAAGTGAATGTTCTGGTCAAGAAAGAAAGCGGTTCCCTTCACGTTGTGGACTACACACAGACGTCCAGTGCTTCACACTCGACGTTTTGGCTGATTTAATTCCTCACCACAACCCTGTGATGCCTGTTTACATACAGACGAGGAGACCCATGCTCACATGCCACAGTGCTGCTCTCACTATGTGAAGAATGGACGTGTTTCTGTAACAGGCTTTACTAACAGTCAGAGCAGATGCCTTAGGCAACCTTTGCTCCAGGAAAGAAACCAACGGGATGCTGTCTCTACTTGCTGGGTGTcacatcaccaattcagtgggaACAGCCAGGTGCCGTGAGGAACTGCAGCCGACGTTCACCCAGGGTGCTGTGACAGCTCCCTCTGTGATGAGGGAGAGCTGTCCTTTAGGGCAAAGTGAACGTTCTAGCTTAGCTCTTCACTCCCTTGAGGGAACGTGTATTTAAATACTAAGCATTCCATAACATATAAGGGTTTTCACATCAATAAAATAATCACCCTAAGTGAGAGACTTCTGACAGGATGTCCTGAATATGTGAGATTTATATAAAGACCACACTGCAGGTGGCCTTATCCATTCTTACCTGCATAAAATAACCAGACAGAAGAGCTTTCTTTATGTTCAGAGTGTTCTCCTCTGAGCCAAAGGCAGGTTCTGTGTAGGGAAGCTCAATCCGCTTGATGATTTCTAAAAGTTCAGCTCGGATAACCTCTGCCGTCCTGAGTGCTGAGCAGTTGAGGAAGTAATCGTGACACCACTTTTCAACACAGTCTAGGAAGGAACCAACAAAAGGCTGCTTAGACGTGACCTGTCACAGCTGAGAGCCCAGGCTGCACATGCTCTTATCTCTGCgtcctctgtctcctctcctaAAAAGGTCGCCCTGTCAGCCAGTAGGACCTGCAGCGGCTGCAGGGATTCCAAGATCCCACCAGCTGTGAAAAGCGCAGGCTCCCAGCATTGACCCTTCATCTGGATCACGAGGGGCAGGGAAGACTGTCTCAAGATCAACATTTTGTCCAGCGCGTGTACAGCCAGATGTACGTGGCCACAACATTTAATCAGGTTAGGAGGGAAGAGCTTACAGTACACATCTCTCTGCTCCATGAAAATATCTCACACATCTTAATTGTAAGAGATCACTACTAGGCTGACTTGGGAATTAATGTTCCAGTTAAGCTTGCCTACCCGATTTGtaagttttattaatatattgaaaGTCAGTCCCCTGCAGCAGTGTGAAgttcctctttctctccatctgtgaCGATGGAAGCTGGACCCAGAGTCTTGCCTTGACCTGGGAGCGCATGTGGCCCCTGGCACGGGGACTGCAGACCTTCATTGATGCTGTTCTGTCCACTCCACTCAGGCCTGTCTGGAGCCGCGAAAGCAAGCACTTGGTCACGTGATGACCAAGGCATCCGGCTTGCTCTCCAAAGATGCTGCCAAATTCCTTGTGTACCTCGCTGACAACTTTTTCTTCTTAGCATTCTGCCATTCTGACTGCTGTCATATTTTTCGCTTCACTTTAAATACTTTTTCACACCCTCTACTGGAGCGGAGGAGGCAAGAGAAGCATCGTGGAGAACAAAGGTGAGCCTGATAATTCCCCTTGTAGCCAGTCCTCTCTGGCCGCCTCCGCATCACTGCTCTGCCCTCTTGGCCTCTGAGACCCCTTCCTGTCTTTAAGTCTGGAACAGGAGCTTCCCGTGGAGGAGTTTGCCGTTCCCTTACCCCTGTAAGTGGGAACATACCCACTGTGGTTCAGACACACCCCGACCTCTGCTGCAGCTTTTCCACGGGCCACTCTACTCCCCTGAAcaccccttctctctcctcccctcctcagcCAAGCTCCAGTCTCCCTCGGCTCACCTGCCTCTTCGTTACTACTACCTGGAgctgggggggcggggtgtgtgtgtgtgtgtgagctggggggggcggtgtgtgtgtgtgtgtgtgagctgggggggcggtgtgtgtgtgtgtgtgtgtgagctggggGGGGGgatgtatggtgtgtgtgtgtgtgtgtgtgtgtgtgtgtgtgttttgaatgATCCACACTCTCCATCAGCAGTGAACCTGCCGTGTCATAAGCACAAGGCGCTGCTCTGACTGCTGGGCACCTGGAGACGGCagttctctccttcctccccggACCCGAGAGGGCAGGGCCGTGCTGGGCAAGTCTAGGTCTCCCGCCCAGCAGGCTCGCCCTGGAGGCTGCGGGCTGAGTGCCGGGGTGCGTGGACGCAGGGCCCCGTCTGTGGGAGGAGGGTGTCTCTACAGTTAAACCTGTGGGTGCATAAGGCGGGGCCTGGAGCGCCATGCCGCTCAAAGTGACCCAGGGGCTCGGGGGAGAGAGAGTGTCTGCTGAATCACAACTCAGCTTTGTtctgggaaggaaaggaggacTAGGAGGTGATTTCTGAGAACGCTGAGCCTTAACTTACGCTCGCTGGCGGCGTTCAGAGTCGTGTCCTGGTAGGCCTTGTAGATGTTGATGAGGGTGAAGTGATCTCCATCAGGATGTAAGAACATCTTCCAGCAAGATAGGGCGGCCTCCTCCGCTCCGCGGGGCAGGTGCGAAAAGCAATTAGGAGCTTTAAGACACGAAAAGTCAGAAGGTTGGCGATAATGAGCCATTCCCTTCAGCACAACAGGCGGAGGGGGGCCCACGGCTGTGTGCAGCCCTGTCCCTGTCTTCTGGGAACGTGTCATCCTTGTTTACTTAGAAATCAGAGCAGCTCAGGGTGAGCTGTCGCCACGCGTGTCTCTGTTAGCTTTACTCAGGGCTGCTCGGCACAGCGGACACCCTGCCTGTGTTACAGCGGGAGCCGGGGGACCTGGGGACTCAGAGGCCCAGGGACTGGACCAGAACCCGGGTTCTGATGCAGCAGAGCCTCTGGTTTGTTCTGCCAGTAAAGGAATCTATCCAAACCTATAAACCAAGGTGAATGAGGTGGGAGGAGACAGAAAACACGCACATGAGGTTGGCGGGGGTGAGAATACTCCCAGTGAGGTGTGTTTCTTGATCGGTGCCCATTACTTCAGCAAAGCAAACTTGCTATGCTCCCACCTGATTTAAGAAATTCACTGGGTTTTGATTCAGGTGTTTTTCATATTAAGATAATTCTTATACTCTTCTACCTTTTCAATCTACTTGAAGATATTTCATTCCCGTGTCAATAGATCTCATTTAAATCTATACCTGCTGCAGGACAAAAGAACTGTCCTGAAGGAATACCTGTCACCATGGCAGCGATGGTTAGCATTTCATCGACACAGTCAAATTCACAGGATGCTAAGATGGACTTGGAGAGTTGTGGATCAAGAGGGAACTCTGACATGATGATTCCGAATTCAGAAAGATTTCCATCATTGTCCAATGCTGCCAGGTAATCTAAGTCTTCCAAAGCCTGCATCAGACTctctggtgctggggaagatAAAATGAACAATTAGAAAGTCTCATACCAC
This window contains:
- the DHX32 gene encoding putative pre-mRNA-splicing factor ATP-dependent RNA helicase DHX32 isoform X3 produces the protein MLQREMMSNPFLGSYGVIILDDIHERSIATDVLLGLLKDVLLARPELKLIINSSPHLINKLSSYYGNVPLIQVKNKHPVEVVYLSGAQKETFESILRLIFEIHHSGEKGDIVVFLACEQDIEKAYEIVCQEGPNLNPDLGELVVVPLYPKEKCALFKPNDETEKRCPVYQRRVVLTASSGESLICSNTVKFVIDVGVERRKVYNPRIRADSLVTQPISQSQAETRKQILGASPSGKLFCLYSEEYASRDMRPLKPAEMQEANLTSTVLFMKRVDIAGLGHCDFMNRPAPESLMQALEDLDYLAALDNDGNLSEFGIIMSEFPLDPQLSKSILASCEFDCVDEMLTIAAMVTAPNCFSHLPRGAEEAALSCWKMFLHPDGDHFTLINIYKAYQDTTLNAASEHCVEKWCHDYFLNCSALRTAEVIRAELLEIIKRIELPYTEPAFGSEENTLNIKKALLSGYFMQRAFAPPSPHHTPFFLCNTAAQIARDVDGSGNYLMLTHKQVAQLHPLSCYSVSRKMPEWVLFHKFSIAHSNYIRIASEIAPQLFMQLAPQYYFSNLPPSESKDILQQVMDHLSPISATKKEQKMCDKCPEATEQRCTVQ